The Vitis riparia cultivar Riparia Gloire de Montpellier isolate 1030 chromosome 10, EGFV_Vit.rip_1.0, whole genome shotgun sequence genome includes a region encoding these proteins:
- the LOC117923721 gene encoding uncharacterized protein LOC117923721 — MPSSLSSSPSPDLHLQTLLASARPFLRGELEAVHPKLPSLISVLRSVGAGECWHKHGSFLEHLFDMYKILKLWKAQESVCLCGLFHSAYSNSYVNLAIFDPSTGRDTVRAHVGDAAEELIYLFCVVPRQPLIHDDLLFRYSDDELVEHLKASEVSVRNAKEGGVFNGDEAWRKKVNSLVPPGGVTVKHIKTGEDVLVSRRVVAIFVMMTMADFSDQLYGFQDALFDNSNGRLEFSGNSYGALWPGDGKPGLWLNSISRMGAVYSLLVREEEIFIEERKRVGGDQVVKGRDEELELVIPPVLENCTRVLGAEEQIEATDLYWEAVCEGSKRGLDWAEKLLGRCVEKNPFVGEPHVVLAQIYLTNGRFEEAEREAEKGLKLMLEWGNPWDKRMNWEGWIAWNRVLLMKAKERSWPNTSWGILNLGLVK; from the coding sequence ATGCCTTCCTCTCTATCTTCATCTCCGTCTCCGGACCTTCATCTCCAAACCCTCTTGGCCTCCGCTCGTCCCTTCCTCCGGGGCGAGCTTGAAGCCGTCCACCCAAAGCTGCCTTCTCTCATCTCTGTTCTCCGATCAGTGGGCGCAGGCGAGTGCTGGCACAAGCATGGAAGTTTCCTTGAACATCTATTCGACATGTACAAGATTCTCAAGCTCTGGAAGGCCCAAGAATCGGTATGTCTCTGCGGCCTCTTCCACTCTGCATACTCCAATTCCTATGTCAACCTCGCCATCTTCGACCCCTCCACCGGCCGCGACACCGTCCGCGCCCACGTGGGCGATGCGGCCGAGGAgctcatatatttgttttgtgTCGTCCCGCGGCAGCCCCTCATCCACGATGATCTCCTCTTCCGGTATAGTGACGATGAGCTGGTGGAGCACCTCAAGGCTTCGGAGGTTTCGGTGAGGAATGCCAAGGAGGGCGGTGTGTTTAATGGAGATGAGGCTTGGAGGAAGAAGGTGAATTCCCTTGTTCCTCCTGGTGGGGTTACGGTGAAGCACATCAAGACTGGTGAAGATGTGTTGGTGTCGAGAAGGGTTGTGGCCATTTTCGTGATGATGACAATGGCTGATTTCAGTGACCAGCTTTACGGGTTTCAGGACGCCTTGTTTGACAATTCTAATGGCCGCCTTGAGTTTTCTGGCAACAGCTATGGAGCTTTGTGGCCTGGGGATGGCAAGCCTGGGCTGTGGTTGAATTCAATATCAAGAATGGGTGCGGTTTACTCATTGCTAGTGAGGGAGGAGGAGATTTTCATCGAAGAGAGGAAAAGAGTTGGTGGGGATCAAGTGGTGAAAGGCCGAGATGAGGAGTTAGAGCTTGTGATACCACCGGTTTTGGAGAACTGCACGAGGGTTTTGGGCGCAGAGGAGCAAATAGAAGCAACAGATCTGTATTGGGAAGCTGTTTGTGAAGGGTCAAAGAGAGGGTTGGATTGGGCTGAGAAGTTGTTGGGGAGGTGTGTCGAGAAGAACCCATTTGTGGGGGAGCCACATGTGGTGTTGGCTCAGATTTACTTGACAAATGGGAGGTTTGAGGAGGCCGAGAGAGAGGCTGAGAAGGGGCTGAAGCTCATGCTGGAGTGGGGGAATCCATGGGACAAGAGGATGAATTGGGAAGGATGGATTGCTTGGAACAGGGTTTTGCTGATGAAGGCTAAGGAGAGGTCATGGCCAAACACTTCTTGGGGGATCCTCAACTTAGGGCTTGTCAAGTAA